In Gossypium arboreum isolate Shixiya-1 chromosome 5, ASM2569848v2, whole genome shotgun sequence, a single genomic region encodes these proteins:
- the LOC128292703 gene encoding uncharacterized protein LOC128292703, whose translation MQAITGELQRLLRLELEPLQSRMDRLDGGGSQSVHEEDHEENEVDQPPRQNLRGRAQRRTGKGPVRTWNGMKQIMRRRFVPSHYQRDLFQKLQTLKQRSRSVEDYYKKMEMSMMRANIVEDREATMARFLTGLNFEIANFVELQHYVEKQAPQPPLWIRDPSESSKPKPPVVDNGRGKPPVVAQERSREILCFKCLGQGHVASQCPNQMTMIMLESGEIESESEEDEHDTPPVVVEEDDDNVQTFATGEALVVKRSLNTEKIEFEYVFPDETPKGLPPLRGIEHQIDFIPGATILNRQAYRSNPEETKELQRKISELLDKGYIRESLSLYVVPVLLVPKKDGTWRMCVDCQASGYHQIHMREGDEWKTAFKTKLGLHECSITTPLTGIIKKNSVFSWGKEQEDAFLKIKDYLTKAPISALPDFDKLFEIECHASGVGIGAVLSQEMRLVAYFSEKLSGAMLNYLVYDKEMYALIRALETWQHYLLPKEITIHTDHESLRYITGQHKLNKRHAKWVKFLESFPYVIRYKKGKDNVVADALSSRYALLSYLDSHLIGFSYIRELFFNDPDFRDKYNACEKGIDGKFYRHDGYLFKESRLYIPQG comes from the exons ATGCAAGCCATTACAGGTGAACTTCAGCGTCTTTTAAGACTAGAATTGGAGCCTTTACAGTCTCGAATGGATAGATTAGATGGGGGTGGTTCCCAATCTGTCCATGAAGAGGACCATGAGGAAAATGAAGTTGATCAGCCTCCGAGACAAAATCTGAGGGGTCGTGC TCAGAGACGCACCGGTAAAGGTCCAGTGAGAACGTGGAATGGAATGAAACAAATCATGCGAAGGAGATTTGTTCCTTCTCATTATCAGCGTGACTTATTCCAGAAGTTGCAGACGTTGAAACAGAGGAGTAGGAGTGTTGAAGACTACTACAAGAAAATGGAAATGTCCATGATGCGAGCCAACATTGTTGAGGATCGAGAGGCTACTATGGCACGTTTTCTTACAGGGTTGAATTTTGAGATTGCTAACTTTGTTGAATTGCAGCATTATGTCGA GAAACAAGCACCACAACCGCCACTATGGATTCGAGATCCAAGCGAATCCAGCAAACCAAAGCCTCCCGTTGTTGATAATGGGCGTGGCAAACCACCAGTGGTGGCACAAGAACGATCGAGAGAAATTCTGTGCTTTAAGTGCCTTGGTCAAGGGCATGTTGCTAGCCAATGTCCTAATCAAATGACCATGATAATGTTAGAGAGTGGTGAGATTGAATCTGAGTCTGAGGAAGACGAGCATGACACCCCTCCAGTGGttgttgaagaagatgatgacaATGTGCAGACGTTTGCCACCGGTGAAGCACTTGTTGTCAAAAGGAGTCTGAATACCGAAAAAATA GAATTTGAATATGTGTTTCCGGATGAAACACCTAAAGGCTTACCCCCTCTTCGTGGTATTGAGCACCAGATTGACTTTATTCCAGGTGCCACGATTCTGAATAGACAAGCATATAGAAGTAACCCTGAAGAGACGAAGGAACTTCAACGGAAAATTTCTGAGTTGTTGGACAAGGGTTACATTCGAGAGAGTCTGAGTCTATATGTTGTGCCAGTGTTGTTGGTACCGAAGAAAGATGGAACATGGAGGATGTGTGTTGATTGTCAAGCC AGTGGATATCATCAGATTCACATGAGAGAAGGCGACGAGTGGAAGACAGCCTTCAAGACAAAGCTAGGTTTGCACGAATG TTCTATTACCACCCCCTTAACTGGGATTATAAAGAAGAATTCAGTCTTCTCATGGGGTAAAGAACAAGAGGACGCCTTTCTGAAAATTAAGGACTATTTAACAAAAGCGCCTATTTCAGCATTACCTGATTttgataaattgtttgaaattgaatgtcATGCTTCTGGGGTTGGTATAGGTGCTGTTTTGTCACAGGAAATGAGGCTCGTTGCATATTTTAGTGAGAAACTTAGCGGAGCAATGTTAAATTATCTTGTTTATGACAAAGAAATGTATGCACTAATCCGGGCTTTGGAGACTTGGCAGCATTATTTGTTGCCTAAGGAGATTACGATCCACACTGACCACGAGTCTTTACGATATATCACAGGTCAGCATAAATTGAACAAACGACATGCTAAATGGGTTAAATTCTTAGAATCTTTTCCTTATGTCATTCGATACAAAAAGGGAAAAGATAATGTCGTTGCTGATGCATTATCAAGCAGATATGCACTTTTGAGTTATCTTGATTCACATTTGATTGGATTTTCATATATTCGTGAGTTATTCTTTAATGATCCTGATTTTAGAGATAAGTATAATGCTTGTGAGAAAGGTATAGATGGAAAGTTCTATAGGCATGATGGTTATCTTTTCAAAGAAAGCAGGTTATACATTCCACAGGGTTGA